One stretch of Pseudoxanthomonas sp. Root65 DNA includes these proteins:
- a CDS encoding DUF1697 domain-containing protein, protein MTTYIALLRGINVGKAKRIAMADLRALLEGLGYTDVATLLNSGNVVFKASKGTPKKLATDISAAIASRLGIEVPVIVVSAKALALIARENPFASADDPSRLLVAFVADASVLAAMSAITPHVMAPEQFHIGSQAAYLHCASGILESKAAEALLGKVGKAATTRNWATVQKLQALVEEGQR, encoded by the coding sequence ATGACCACCTACATCGCCCTGCTCCGCGGCATCAACGTCGGCAAGGCCAAGCGCATTGCGATGGCGGATCTTCGCGCGCTGCTGGAAGGATTGGGTTACACCGACGTCGCTACGCTGCTCAACAGCGGGAACGTCGTCTTCAAGGCAAGCAAGGGCACACCGAAGAAGCTGGCTACCGACATATCGGCCGCCATCGCGTCGCGGCTGGGTATCGAGGTTCCCGTCATCGTGGTGTCGGCCAAGGCGCTGGCGTTGATTGCCCGGGAAAATCCGTTCGCTTCGGCAGACGATCCCTCGCGCCTGCTGGTGGCCTTCGTGGCGGACGCCAGTGTCCTCGCGGCGATGTCGGCGATCACGCCGCACGTCATGGCACCGGAACAGTTCCACATCGGTTCGCAGGCCGCCTACCTGCATTGCGCCAGCGGCATCCTGGAAAGTAAGGCGGCGGAGGCGTTGCTGGGCAAGGTCGGGAAGGCGGCGACCACGCGCAACTGGGCCACCGTGCAGAAGCTGCAGGCGCTGGTGGAGGAGGGGCAGCGTTAG
- a CDS encoding ExeM/NucH family extracellular endonuclease: MTSSRSLLTLALLASLALPACAATPKERVIPIGRVQGEGARSALDGQTVTVEGVVTGAFIEGLGGFFLQDSGDGNPKTSDALFIALEEGATPPTLTAGDRARVRGIVGERKAGGDATLTALHAPVIHARGKGNVAPTVLTAPPTDWKALEGMHVRIDAPLTLSGTHTLERFGELIASFDGRLWQPSELAAPGSEKAKRLAADNARRTLLLDDGSTQRDPATVWYVQNGQPLRTGTVLIGVQGIVDQRPGGWRLQLTAAPRIAAPQRPAAPQVAGNVRVAAFNLENLFNGDGKGGGFPTERGAKTPEQLKAQLAKLTATIRGLDPDIAALMELENDGYGADSSLAQLVAALNAGGGTWRFVDAKRGPGPDSIRVGLIYRSDKVKPTGKPATLQEGPFGERSRSPLAQAFVRGNGKPFVVVANHLKSKGCSEATGLDADQKDGAGCWNALRLDSARRLDAWLKTDPTRTRSDRVVMLGDFNTYAMEDPMRWLRDDAGWVDAFTQAGAEQPYSYVYSGLSGRLDHALLSPSLAKQLRGAAEWHINADEQDAQGYADGDASTPYRSSDHDPLLLGFDL, encoded by the coding sequence ATGACGTCCTCCCGCTCGCTGCTCACCCTCGCCCTGCTCGCCTCCCTCGCGCTACCTGCCTGCGCGGCCACGCCGAAGGAACGCGTTATCCCCATCGGCCGAGTACAGGGCGAAGGCGCGCGCAGCGCCCTCGATGGCCAAACCGTCACCGTCGAAGGCGTGGTCACCGGCGCCTTCATCGAAGGCCTCGGCGGGTTCTTCCTGCAGGACAGCGGCGACGGCAATCCGAAGACCTCCGACGCGCTCTTCATCGCGCTGGAAGAAGGCGCAACCCCGCCCACCCTCACCGCAGGCGATCGCGCCCGCGTCCGCGGCATCGTCGGCGAACGCAAGGCAGGCGGCGACGCCACATTGACCGCGCTGCATGCCCCCGTCATCCATGCACGCGGCAAGGGCAACGTCGCACCGACCGTGCTGACCGCACCGCCCACCGATTGGAAAGCACTGGAAGGCATGCACGTGCGCATCGACGCCCCGCTGACGCTCAGCGGCACGCACACGCTGGAGCGCTTCGGGGAGCTGATCGCCAGTTTCGATGGACGCCTCTGGCAGCCGAGCGAACTCGCCGCGCCCGGGAGTGAGAAAGCGAAGCGACTCGCCGCCGACAACGCGCGCCGCACCCTGCTGCTGGACGACGGCAGCACGCAGCGCGATCCCGCCACCGTCTGGTACGTGCAGAACGGCCAGCCTCTGCGCACCGGCACCGTACTGATCGGCGTGCAGGGCATCGTCGACCAACGCCCCGGCGGCTGGCGGCTGCAGCTCACCGCCGCGCCGAGGATCGCCGCGCCGCAACGCCCGGCCGCACCGCAGGTCGCCGGCAACGTCCGCGTGGCGGCGTTCAACCTGGAAAACCTGTTCAACGGCGACGGCAAGGGCGGCGGCTTCCCCACCGAGCGCGGCGCGAAGACACCCGAGCAGTTGAAAGCGCAGCTGGCCAAGCTCACCGCCACCATCCGCGGCCTCGATCCCGACATCGCCGCGCTGATGGAGCTGGAGAACGACGGCTACGGCGCCGACTCCAGCCTGGCGCAGCTGGTCGCCGCCCTCAATGCTGGCGGCGGCACCTGGCGTTTCGTCGATGCAAAGCGGGGTCCGGGCCCGGACAGCATCCGCGTGGGCCTCATCTACCGCAGCGACAAGGTCAAACCCACCGGCAAGCCCGCCACGCTGCAGGAAGGTCCGTTCGGCGAACGCAGCCGCAGTCCGCTGGCGCAGGCGTTCGTGCGCGGCAATGGCAAGCCGTTCGTGGTGGTCGCGAACCACCTGAAGTCGAAAGGCTGCTCGGAAGCCACGGGCCTGGATGCCGACCAGAAGGACGGCGCCGGTTGCTGGAATGCGCTGCGGCTGGATTCGGCCAGGCGCCTGGACGCATGGCTGAAGACCGACCCCACCCGCACGCGCAGCGACCGCGTGGTGATGCTGGGCGACTTCAACACCTATGCGATGGAAGATCCGATGCGCTGGCTGCGGGATGACGCCGGCTGGGTGGATGCATTCACGCAAGCGGGCGCCGAACAGCCCTACAGCTATGTGTACAGCGGCCTGAGCGGTCGCCTCGACCACGCCCTGCTCAGTCCGTCATTGGCCAAGCAGCTGCGTGGCGCGGCCGAATGGCATATCAATGCCGACGAACAGGACGCACAGGGCTACGCCGACGGCGATGCGTCCACGCCCTACCGCAGCTCCGACCACGATCCGCTGCTGCTGGGATTCGATCTCTAG
- a CDS encoding c-type cytochrome: MRNYDLEFLKHFSMVIGFLMLVTAGLIVGAYFLHDSIPPEVNPKTVQITEARIAPAGSVYAGETGAAAQAAAAAAAAAAAASQVAYGGTLDGGEIYKNLCGACHTNGVGKAPMLTAAGMGARASKGVETLYKHAIEGFTGPDGGIMPPKGGNPALTDEQVQVTVDWMLANSK, encoded by the coding sequence GTGCGTAACTACGACCTGGAATTCCTCAAGCATTTCTCGATGGTGATCGGCTTCCTGATGCTGGTCACTGCCGGCCTGATCGTCGGTGCGTACTTCCTGCATGACAGCATTCCGCCGGAAGTGAACCCCAAGACCGTGCAGATCACCGAGGCGCGCATCGCCCCGGCCGGTTCGGTCTATGCCGGTGAAACCGGTGCCGCCGCACAGGCCGCCGCAGCGGCCGCCGCCGCTGCCGCTGCCGCCTCCCAGGTCGCCTACGGCGGCACGCTGGACGGTGGCGAGATCTACAAGAACCTCTGCGGCGCCTGCCACACCAACGGCGTGGGCAAGGCGCCGATGCTGACGGCCGCCGGCATGGGCGCACGCGCCAGCAAGGGTGTCGAGACGCTGTACAAGCACGCCATCGAAGGCTTCACCGGTCCGGACGGCGGCATCATGCCTCCGAAGGGCGGCAACCCGGCGCTCACCGACGAACAGGTGCAGGTCACCGTCGACTGGATGCTGGCCAACAGCAAGTAA
- the pgl gene encoding 6-phosphogluconolactonase, with translation MPPTDLSLQIQLHPFPDGDTVASALAQAVADDLRAALAERGHASVALSGGTTPRRFLQALSQQPLDWPNVTVTLVDERWVPDDHDRSNARLVKDHLLQHAASEARFVPLHRATATPDEALADVAADLPPTLDVVVLGMGGDGHTASFFPGGDRLAEAMDPATPATVLPMRAPGAGEPRITLTLPVLRDAGHLYLHIEGGEKRQVLQQALSGQGKGAGYPVRGVLQALRAPLQVYLAQ, from the coding sequence ATGCCCCCCACCGATCTCTCGCTGCAGATCCAGCTGCACCCGTTCCCGGACGGCGACACCGTTGCCTCCGCGCTGGCGCAGGCGGTGGCCGACGACCTGCGCGCCGCGCTCGCCGAACGCGGCCACGCCAGCGTCGCGCTGTCCGGCGGCACCACCCCGCGCCGCTTCCTGCAGGCGCTCTCGCAGCAGCCACTGGACTGGCCGAACGTCACCGTCACCCTGGTCGACGAACGCTGGGTACCGGACGACCACGACCGTTCCAACGCACGCCTGGTGAAGGACCACCTGCTGCAGCATGCGGCCTCCGAAGCCCGCTTCGTCCCGCTCCATCGCGCCACCGCCACCCCGGACGAGGCCCTCGCGGACGTGGCGGCGGACCTGCCGCCGACACTGGATGTGGTCGTGCTGGGCATGGGCGGCGACGGCCATACCGCGTCGTTCTTCCCCGGCGGCGACCGGCTGGCCGAGGCGATGGACCCGGCCACCCCCGCCACCGTCCTGCCGATGCGCGCGCCCGGTGCCGGCGAACCGCGCATCACCCTGACCCTGCCGGTGCTGCGCGATGCCGGCCACCTCTACCTGCACATCGAAGGCGGCGAGAAGCGGCAGGTCCTGCAGCAGGCGCTGTCGGGCCAGGGCAAGGGCGCCGGCTATCCCGTCCGCGGCGTGCTGCAGGCCCTGCGCGCGCCACTGCAGGTCTATCTGGCGCAGTGA
- the zwf gene encoding glucose-6-phosphate dehydrogenase → MTAKTLPVDTFDLVIFGGTGDLALRKLLPGLLRRYADGQIPEDSRILGVARDKQGDAEYQAKVGEALARLAASDETLKAKLPAFLQKLGYLALDATKDEGWDDFAARLQTTGERIRVFYLSTSPTLFVAICDRLRAHGLNTGNARVVIEKPIGHDSASAAVINDAVGSAFAENQIFRIDHYLGKETVQNLLALRFANILFEPLWNASRIDHVQITVAETVGLEKRAGYYDTSGALRDMVQNHLLQLLCMVAMEPPAALQADAVRDEKLKVLRSLKPIRGEDVAHLSVRGQYRAGASSGAAVPGYLDELGKPDSRTETFVALKAEVDNWRWAGVPFYLRTGKRLAERVSEIVIAFKQIPHSIFEDSAGPVMGNKLVLRLQPDEGVKLWIMIKDPGPGGLRLQHVPLDMSFAEAFGVHQPEAYERLLMDVVRGNQTLFMRRDEVEAAWAWIDPILAAWETQRDAPKTYTAGSWGPSAAVALVERDGRTWHEDTV, encoded by the coding sequence GTGACCGCGAAGACCCTGCCCGTCGACACCTTCGATCTCGTCATTTTCGGTGGCACCGGCGACCTGGCGCTGCGCAAACTGCTGCCGGGCCTGTTGCGGCGCTACGCCGACGGCCAGATTCCCGAGGACAGCCGCATCCTCGGCGTGGCCCGCGACAAGCAGGGCGATGCCGAATACCAGGCCAAGGTCGGCGAAGCCCTGGCCCGCCTCGCCGCCAGCGACGAGACCCTCAAGGCCAAGCTGCCCGCCTTCCTGCAGAAGCTCGGCTACCTGGCGCTGGATGCCACCAAGGACGAAGGCTGGGACGATTTCGCCGCCCGCCTGCAGACCACCGGCGAGCGCATCCGCGTGTTCTACCTGTCCACCAGTCCCACCCTGTTCGTCGCGATCTGCGACCGCCTGCGCGCGCATGGCCTGAATACCGGCAACGCGCGCGTGGTGATCGAGAAGCCGATCGGCCACGACTCGGCCAGCGCCGCGGTCATCAACGACGCCGTCGGTAGCGCCTTCGCGGAGAACCAGATCTTCCGCATCGACCATTACCTGGGCAAGGAGACGGTGCAGAACCTGCTGGCGCTGCGCTTCGCCAACATCCTGTTCGAGCCGCTGTGGAACGCCAGCCGCATCGACCACGTGCAGATCACGGTGGCCGAGACCGTCGGCCTGGAGAAGCGCGCCGGCTATTACGACACCTCCGGCGCGTTGCGCGACATGGTGCAGAACCACCTGCTGCAGCTGCTGTGCATGGTGGCGATGGAACCGCCGGCCGCCCTGCAGGCCGATGCCGTGCGCGACGAGAAACTCAAGGTGCTGCGCTCGCTCAAGCCGATCCGCGGCGAGGACGTCGCCCACCTGTCCGTGCGCGGCCAGTACCGCGCCGGCGCCAGCAGCGGCGCCGCCGTGCCCGGCTATCTGGACGAACTGGGCAAGCCCGATTCGCGCACCGAGACCTTCGTGGCGCTGAAAGCCGAAGTCGACAACTGGCGCTGGGCCGGCGTGCCGTTCTACCTGCGCACCGGCAAACGACTGGCCGAGCGCGTGTCGGAGATCGTCATCGCCTTCAAGCAGATCCCGCACTCCATCTTCGAAGACAGCGCCGGCCCGGTGATGGGCAACAAGCTGGTGCTGCGCCTGCAGCCGGACGAGGGCGTGAAGCTGTGGATCATGATCAAGGATCCCGGCCCGGGCGGCCTGCGCCTGCAGCACGTACCGCTGGACATGAGCTTTGCCGAAGCCTTCGGCGTGCACCAGCCGGAAGCCTACGAGCGCCTGCTGATGGACGTGGTGCGCGGCAACCAGACCCTCTTCATGCGCCGCGACGAAGTGGAAGCCGCGTGGGCGTGGATCGACCCGATCCTGGCCGCGTGGGAGACCCAGCGCGACGCCCCCAAGACGTACACCGCCGGCTCGTGGGGGCCCAGCGCCGCCGTGGCCCTGGTCGAACGCGACGGCCGCACCTGGCACGAAGACACCGTCTGA
- a CDS encoding GntR family transcriptional regulator yields MQTNLLEEYQRLQTGESTRAVAYLRLRRALQNLMDAGVLRPGQALPSERDLAQLLDLSRVTIRKALAGLIESGLLVQRQGAGTFVAERILRQFSRLTSFTDDLRERGLNPQVKFLERSVGEVTPEESMALNLSPGSGVVRMYRLRHVDGAPIAIERTLVPYALLPDPESVTTSLYEALDAHGHRPRRALQRLRAVALDEEAARHLDLPVGAPGLLVERRAFLEDGRVVESTRSYYRGDAYDFVAELQSD; encoded by the coding sequence ATGCAAACGAACCTGCTCGAGGAATACCAGCGGCTGCAGACGGGCGAGTCCACTCGCGCCGTGGCCTACCTGCGCCTGCGTCGCGCGCTGCAAAACCTGATGGATGCGGGCGTGCTGCGGCCCGGACAGGCGCTGCCGAGCGAGCGCGACCTGGCCCAGCTGCTTGATCTGTCGCGGGTGACGATCCGCAAGGCGCTGGCCGGGCTGATCGAAAGTGGTCTGCTGGTGCAGCGCCAGGGCGCGGGCACGTTCGTCGCCGAGCGCATCCTGCGGCAGTTCTCGCGCCTGACCAGCTTCACCGACGACCTGCGCGAGCGCGGCCTGAACCCGCAGGTGAAGTTCCTGGAGCGCTCGGTCGGCGAAGTCACCCCCGAAGAATCGATGGCCCTGAACCTGTCGCCGGGCAGCGGGGTGGTGCGCATGTACCGCCTCCGTCATGTGGACGGCGCCCCGATCGCCATCGAGCGCACGCTCGTGCCCTATGCCCTGCTGCCGGACCCCGAGAGCGTCACCACATCTTTATATGAAGCGCTGGATGCGCACGGGCACCGCCCGCGTCGCGCCCTGCAGCGCTTGCGTGCCGTGGCCCTGGATGAAGAGGCGGCCCGCCATCTGGACCTGCCGGTCGGGGCGCCCGGTCTGCTGGTCGAGCGCCGGGCCTTCCTCGAGGACGGCCGCGTCGTGGAATCCACCCGGTCGTATTACCGCGGCGACGCCTACGACTTCGTCGCCGAACTGCAGAGCGACTGA
- a CDS encoding TonB-dependent receptor, producing the protein MKKRMKMKLLDYTLIGLLAGTAPLAAAQTSAPPAQGGGTAAKSVDCQDEGCSSAEGLLFRLRTRSYDKPVTQGTDAGSSSDALQPDRRVTVATEQPGKATAMGKFSIDLPGGGVIWATEDPTLGQSELSVSAPTMVAFDGQRITKPVQFYVRGNYPAFIQRLEISLYRSSDADLIEPIATVPMDVAAVSHADWDGALPSKYPFRKGDELVYVLRAYGEGGSFDETYPRTLQLVSPEEAERGTDLLRGSVERSLGTALSGEQAQAQSLLDNVFADNGLRQQNIPLYGSRIRIQGRNIPERDQLTINGESYPVDLERKFVAEYLVPVGRHRFDIGVGGGEGAPSATPGYTLDVDVTGRYFFGVGLADVTIAQNKVSGSGAAFANDTRYQDDVISDGRLAFYGKAKYAGKYLVTAQADTTQRDLERLFDGFTEADPQDIFRRLDPDLYYPVYGDDSTTYRDVDTMGRFYLRVDWDKNQALWGNYSTGITGTEYAQYQRSLYGAALNWRSNATNRWGDPGSELRVFGSQAETAPGHNEFIGTGGSLYYLRHTDLLPGSDVVTLEIRDLTTGRTENRVVLQRGTDYEIDELQGRVLLTRPLAQITRENIPTLTRDAPLDGFEQRLIVDYEWVPSGFDADDVSAGFRGKHWFGNHVGVGATYVQENRAGEDYTLAAGDLTLQAGKGTYVKAEYAQTESFGAPVFFSDNGGLSFIQQNDTALFREGEAKSLEARANFKELGWTEQDWSVGAWWRNTSAGYSISRYDTGRPVTEYGAELLGQFTPNLGLYTRYTRAESGAESLAQAQATLEWRVNDASTFSAELRRVDQEGTLADAAGTLGALKYLHRFGSALELYGIGQVTLDDDGGQYADNNALTLGGKYLYGNQSSVGAEVTTGDRGEGATVNAEHRLTAEHSVYGAYTYSTDTTDYESLFNRSAQNGWTLGQRWRLSNQVNLYNESQFLKERNESGLAHTFGMDFYPAQGWNLGFTLSDGELTNTAGGTIDRRAISISGGRTSPDTDWQSKLEWREDQGAEQREQWVSTHRLTHKINESWRIAARLNYADTEDELDPLASARFIEGNVGFAYRPWNNQRWGLYGRYTYLYDLATLGQVGGADYDQKSQILSFEGVYKLDQRWEFAGKLARREGEVRLGRGTGVWLDSATTFGAAQVRYDLRTKWHALAEYRWLDVDDGGTRQGFLVGVDRDLGKNFRIGVGYNFTEFSDDLTDFDYDHKGWFLNLVGTY; encoded by the coding sequence ATGAAGAAGCGTATGAAGATGAAGCTGCTGGACTACACGCTGATCGGCCTGCTTGCCGGTACCGCGCCCCTTGCCGCGGCGCAGACGTCGGCGCCGCCCGCGCAGGGCGGCGGCACTGCCGCAAAGTCGGTCGACTGCCAGGATGAGGGTTGCAGCAGCGCGGAAGGGCTGCTGTTCCGCCTGCGCACGCGCAGCTACGACAAACCGGTAACGCAGGGAACCGATGCGGGATCGTCTTCCGACGCCCTGCAGCCCGATCGTCGCGTGACCGTGGCGACCGAGCAGCCGGGCAAGGCGACGGCGATGGGCAAGTTCTCCATCGACCTGCCGGGCGGCGGTGTCATCTGGGCGACGGAAGATCCCACGCTGGGCCAGTCCGAGCTGTCGGTGTCCGCACCCACGATGGTCGCCTTCGATGGGCAGCGCATCACCAAGCCGGTGCAGTTCTATGTGCGCGGCAACTATCCGGCCTTCATCCAGCGCCTGGAGATCTCGCTCTACCGCAGCAGCGACGCCGACCTGATCGAGCCCATCGCCACCGTGCCGATGGACGTTGCGGCGGTCAGCCATGCGGACTGGGACGGTGCGCTGCCGTCGAAGTACCCGTTCCGCAAGGGCGATGAACTGGTCTACGTGCTGCGCGCCTATGGCGAAGGCGGCAGCTTCGACGAGACCTATCCGCGCACGCTGCAGTTGGTGTCGCCGGAAGAGGCCGAGCGCGGCACCGACCTGCTTCGTGGCAGCGTTGAGCGCTCGCTGGGCACCGCGCTGAGCGGTGAACAGGCACAGGCGCAGAGCCTGCTGGACAATGTGTTTGCCGACAACGGCCTGCGCCAGCAGAACATCCCGCTGTACGGCTCGCGCATCCGCATCCAGGGTCGCAACATTCCCGAGCGTGACCAGCTGACGATCAATGGCGAAAGCTATCCGGTCGACCTGGAGCGCAAGTTCGTGGCCGAGTATCTGGTCCCGGTCGGCCGGCACCGCTTCGACATCGGCGTGGGCGGCGGCGAAGGTGCGCCGTCGGCCACGCCTGGGTACACGCTGGACGTCGACGTCACCGGGCGCTACTTCTTCGGCGTGGGCCTGGCCGACGTGACCATCGCGCAGAACAAGGTCAGCGGCTCGGGCGCCGCGTTCGCCAACGACACCCGGTACCAGGACGACGTCATCAGCGACGGCCGCCTGGCGTTCTACGGCAAGGCCAAGTACGCCGGCAAGTACCTGGTCACGGCCCAGGCCGACACCACCCAGCGCGACCTGGAGCGCCTGTTCGACGGCTTCACCGAGGCCGATCCGCAGGACATCTTCCGCCGCCTCGACCCGGATCTCTACTATCCGGTCTACGGCGACGATTCCACGACGTACCGCGACGTGGACACCATGGGTCGCTTCTACCTGCGCGTGGACTGGGACAAGAACCAGGCGCTGTGGGGCAATTACAGCACCGGCATCACCGGCACCGAGTACGCGCAGTACCAGCGCTCGCTGTACGGTGCGGCGCTGAACTGGCGCTCCAATGCGACCAACCGCTGGGGCGATCCGGGCAGCGAGCTGCGCGTGTTCGGCTCGCAGGCGGAAACCGCACCGGGCCACAACGAGTTCATCGGCACCGGCGGCAGCCTGTACTACCTGCGCCATACCGACCTGCTGCCGGGCTCGGACGTGGTGACGCTGGAAATTCGTGACCTGACCACTGGCCGCACCGAGAACCGCGTGGTCCTGCAGCGCGGTACGGATTACGAGATCGACGAGCTGCAGGGGCGTGTGCTGCTGACCCGTCCGCTGGCGCAGATCACCCGCGAGAACATCCCCACGCTGACGCGCGACGCGCCGCTGGACGGCTTCGAGCAGCGGCTGATCGTGGACTACGAATGGGTGCCGTCCGGCTTCGATGCCGACGATGTCAGCGCGGGCTTCCGCGGCAAGCACTGGTTCGGCAACCATGTCGGCGTCGGCGCGACCTACGTGCAGGAGAACCGCGCGGGCGAGGACTACACGCTGGCCGCCGGCGACCTGACGCTGCAGGCGGGCAAGGGCACCTACGTCAAGGCCGAATACGCGCAGACCGAATCGTTCGGCGCCCCGGTGTTCTTCTCCGACAACGGCGGCCTGAGCTTCATCCAGCAGAACGACACCGCGCTGTTCCGCGAGGGCGAGGCCAAGTCGCTGGAAGCGCGCGCCAACTTCAAGGAACTGGGCTGGACCGAGCAGGACTGGAGCGTGGGCGCCTGGTGGCGCAACACCAGCGCCGGCTATTCCATCTCCCGCTACGACACCGGCCGGCCGGTGACCGAGTACGGCGCCGAGCTGCTGGGCCAGTTCACGCCCAACCTGGGCCTGTACACGCGTTACACCCGCGCCGAGAGCGGTGCGGAATCGCTGGCGCAGGCACAGGCCACGCTGGAGTGGCGCGTCAACGACGCCAGCACGTTCAGTGCCGAGCTGCGCCGTGTGGACCAGGAAGGCACCTTGGCCGATGCCGCCGGCACGCTGGGCGCGCTGAAGTACCTGCACCGCTTCGGCAGCGCGCTGGAACTGTATGGCATCGGGCAGGTGACGCTGGACGACGACGGCGGCCAGTACGCCGACAACAACGCGCTGACGCTCGGCGGCAAGTACTTGTATGGCAATCAGTCGTCGGTGGGTGCGGAAGTCACCACCGGCGATCGCGGCGAAGGCGCCACTGTCAATGCCGAGCATCGCCTGACCGCGGAGCACTCGGTCTACGGCGCCTACACCTACTCCACCGACACCACCGATTACGAGTCGCTGTTCAACCGCAGCGCGCAGAACGGCTGGACGCTGGGCCAGCGCTGGCGCCTGTCCAACCAGGTCAACCTGTACAACGAAAGCCAGTTCCTGAAGGAGCGCAACGAGTCGGGGCTGGCGCACACGTTCGGCATGGATTTCTATCCCGCGCAGGGTTGGAACCTGGGCTTCACGCTGTCCGATGGCGAGCTCACCAACACCGCCGGCGGCACCATCGACCGGCGCGCGATCAGCATCTCCGGCGGCCGCACCTCACCGGACACCGACTGGCAGAGCAAGCTGGAATGGCGCGAAGACCAGGGCGCCGAGCAGCGCGAGCAGTGGGTCAGCACCCACCGCCTGACGCACAAGATCAACGAAAGCTGGCGCATCGCGGCGCGCCTGAATTACGCCGACACCGAGGACGAACTCGATCCGCTGGCCAGCGCGCGTTTCATCGAGGGCAACGTGGGCTTCGCCTACCGTCCCTGGAACAACCAGCGCTGGGGCCTGTACGGTCGCTACACCTATCTGTACGACCTGGCCACGCTGGGTCAGGTGGGCGGCGCGGATTACGACCAGAAGTCACAGATCCTCTCGTTCGAGGGCGTGTACAAGCTGGACCAGCGCTGGGAGTTCGCCGGCAAGCTGGCGCGTCGCGAAGGCGAAGTGCGCCTGGGGCGCGGCACCGGCGTGTGGCTGGATTCGGCCACCACCTTCGGTGCAGCCCAGGTGCGCTACGACCTGCGCACGAAGTGGCACGCGCT